A window from Chryseobacterium vaccae encodes these proteins:
- a CDS encoding CPBP family intramembrane glutamic endopeptidase codes for MTLQKTQAILTDFLSFLKRPDDIQLKPPLKERYRMIFTLLSLELILNLTLISFLNYGIQKFITLKTDRLEYSETFISSIIWFVIIVPLAEEAAFRYILRYNRLFSKIIKRDKWNRIFPFAVYSLSIFFGLIHIFNYNNDTALFYILSPLIIFSQLFGGFILSFIRVRLDFSYAYFYHTLWNFLFIVPIPYITLLFTNPHMDTGAGQSYNLEIKERLFFNKQDKQSIKIDSSAGKIYKIESKQYSFQHILDTVYGRNTYYTDDFLLDMKFRSRNGVSKEDFKKILEKEYDIE; via the coding sequence ATGACTCTTCAAAAAACTCAGGCTATATTGACCGATTTTCTATCTTTTTTAAAGAGACCTGATGATATACAACTAAAGCCTCCCCTCAAAGAACGTTACAGGATGATCTTTACCTTATTGTCTTTGGAACTTATCCTCAATCTGACTTTGATTAGCTTTTTAAATTATGGAATACAAAAGTTCATCACTTTAAAAACTGACCGGTTGGAATATAGTGAAACCTTTATATCTTCTATAATCTGGTTTGTCATCATAGTTCCTTTGGCTGAAGAAGCTGCTTTCAGATATATTCTGAGGTATAACAGGCTGTTTTCCAAAATTATTAAAAGAGACAAGTGGAACCGTATATTTCCTTTTGCAGTCTATAGTCTCAGTATCTTCTTCGGCCTCATCCATATTTTCAATTATAATAATGATACGGCTCTTTTTTATATACTATCTCCGTTAATTATTTTCAGCCAGTTATTTGGCGGCTTTATTCTCAGCTTTATCAGGGTAAGGCTAGATTTTTCTTATGCTTATTTTTACCATACGCTTTGGAATTTTCTTTTTATTGTACCCATTCCCTATATCACTTTGCTTTTTACCAATCCACATATGGATACCGGAGCCGGGCAAAGTTATAATCTGGAAATTAAAGAACGTTTATTTTTCAATAAGCAGGATAAGCAATCCATCAAAATAGACTCTTCTGCAGGTAAAATATATAAAATTGAATCTAAACAATATTCATTTCAGCATATTTTAGATACTGTTTATGGCCGTAATACATACTATACTGATGATTTTCTCCTTGACATGAAATTCAGATCCCGAAACGGTGTTTCGAAGGAGGATTTTAAAAAGATCCTGGAAAAGGAATATGACATTGAATAG
- a CDS encoding ABC transporter ATP-binding protein produces the protein MKKQDTWGIIRRLFFIGMKFRSWFILTLVISVILSIVSTYRPYLTMEVVDNDITKLKDKALMMKHIYILVGLVFAETVLNFFLVYFSNYISQNVIRDIRQRLYAKLIYFKTSFFDKTPIGQLVTRAVGDVETIATVYTDGFLMVFGDILRIIFVLVMMFSTNVHLSYITLAILPLMVVITRFFQKRLKKAFGDERNWTSNQNSFVQERLAGMSIIQVFNRQESEFKKFDDINITLKGALLRTVFIFSLFFPVVELISSLFIGFILFYGGYITISAGVVIAFIQYISMLIRPLRQIADRFNNIQRGIVGAERVLGLMDEENSMPNTGTVKKDHFDGKIEFQKVHFAYDEKQEVLKGIDFKVNPGETVAIVGATGAGKSTIISLITRLYDINSGKILIDNVDLKDYELYNLRSHIGVVLQDVFLFHGSIFENLAFGDSSITLEKIKAGAKEIEVDQFIEQLPGGYEYVVSERGSSISLGQRQLLSFLRAYLSDPKILILDEATSSIDHESEKLIQRATEKITKNRTSIIIAHRLSTIEKADKIIVMEHGKIVEEGKHLELLDKNGYYATLYKAQLRHEVELEEEKEA, from the coding sequence ATGAAAAAACAAGATACTTGGGGGATTATAAGGAGGCTGTTCTTTATCGGGATGAAATTCCGTTCCTGGTTCATCCTTACATTAGTAATTTCCGTTATACTATCCATCGTTTCTACCTATAGACCTTATCTTACCATGGAAGTGGTGGATAATGACATTACCAAGCTTAAAGACAAAGCTTTGATGATGAAACATATTTATATATTGGTAGGGCTGGTATTTGCAGAAACTGTTCTGAACTTTTTTCTGGTCTATTTTTCCAACTATATTTCTCAGAATGTTATCCGTGATATAAGACAGAGGTTATACGCCAAGCTAATCTATTTCAAGACTTCTTTTTTTGATAAAACTCCTATCGGACAGCTGGTAACACGTGCTGTAGGGGATGTGGAAACTATTGCTACAGTATATACAGATGGATTTCTGATGGTTTTTGGGGATATCCTCAGAATTATTTTTGTTCTGGTGATGATGTTCAGTACCAATGTACATCTGAGCTATATCACCCTGGCAATTCTTCCTTTAATGGTAGTGATTACCCGATTTTTCCAGAAAAGGCTGAAAAAGGCTTTCGGAGATGAGAGAAACTGGACATCTAATCAGAACTCTTTTGTTCAAGAAAGGCTTGCAGGGATGTCTATTATTCAGGTTTTCAACAGACAGGAATCAGAATTTAAAAAGTTTGATGATATCAATATTACCCTGAAAGGAGCCCTTTTAAGGACTGTTTTTATTTTCTCATTATTTTTCCCTGTGGTAGAACTTATTTCGTCACTTTTCATCGGATTTATTCTGTTCTATGGAGGATATATTACAATAAGTGCCGGGGTAGTGATTGCTTTTATTCAGTATATTTCTATGCTGATTCGTCCTTTAAGGCAGATTGCTGACCGTTTTAATAATATCCAGCGAGGTATTGTAGGTGCGGAAAGAGTACTGGGACTGATGGATGAAGAGAATTCAATGCCGAATACTGGGACCGTGAAAAAAGACCATTTTGACGGAAAAATAGAGTTCCAGAAGGTACACTTTGCCTACGATGAAAAACAGGAAGTATTGAAAGGGATCGATTTTAAAGTAAATCCGGGAGAAACGGTGGCGATTGTAGGAGCTACGGGAGCTGGAAAATCTACCATCATCAGCTTAATTACAAGGCTTTATGATATCAATTCCGGAAAGATCCTGATTGATAATGTAGATCTGAAAGATTATGAACTGTATAACCTGAGAAGTCACATCGGGGTCGTATTGCAGGATGTTTTCCTGTTCCATGGAAGTATTTTTGAAAATCTTGCCTTTGGAGACAGTAGCATTACACTGGAAAAAATAAAGGCAGGTGCAAAAGAAATTGAAGTGGATCAGTTTATTGAACAACTTCCGGGCGGGTATGAGTATGTTGTGAGTGAAAGAGGTTCTTCTATATCTTTAGGGCAGAGACAGCTTTTATCTTTCCTCAGAGCCTACCTGTCTGATCCTAAAATTCTTATCTTGGATGAAGCAACATCATCTATTGATCATGAAAGTGAAAAACTAATCCAGCGGGCTACTGAAAAAATCACGAAAAACAGAACTTCCATTATTATTGCACACAGGCTTTCAACCATTGAAAAAGCAGATAAGATCATCGTCATGGAACATGGGAAAATTGTGGAAGAGGGAAAACATCTGGAACTTCTTGATAAGAACGGATATTATGCCACTCTATACAAAGCCCAGCTGCGTCACGAAGTAGAGTTGGAAGAAGAAAAAGAAGCATAA
- the truA gene encoding tRNA pseudouridine(38-40) synthase TruA — protein MRYFIEFSYNGKNYFGYQIQPDAVSVQEELEKALSTILREEIKTTGAGRTDTGVHAKKIFAHFDTEKVLDENLPHKLNSFLPPDIAVKRIFLVQDDFHARFDATYRTYEYYISLAKNPFTQESAWQHWKRPLDINKMNEACKILFEYEDFTSFAKLKTDNKTNICKIYKAEWEQNGTELKFTVSANRFLRNMVRAIVGTMVEIGTGKIKPEDLRKVIEDKNRNAAGTSAPGHGLYLVDVGYEF, from the coding sequence TTGAGATACTTTATAGAATTTTCTTACAACGGAAAAAATTATTTCGGCTATCAGATACAGCCGGACGCTGTTTCTGTACAGGAAGAGCTGGAGAAAGCACTTTCCACGATTCTGAGGGAAGAAATTAAAACCACAGGAGCCGGAAGAACAGATACCGGAGTTCATGCTAAAAAAATATTTGCCCATTTTGACACAGAAAAAGTGCTGGACGAAAATCTTCCGCACAAGTTGAACAGCTTCCTGCCTCCTGATATTGCGGTGAAAAGAATCTTTCTCGTACAGGATGATTTCCATGCACGTTTTGATGCTACTTACAGAACCTACGAATATTATATTTCCCTTGCTAAAAATCCTTTTACCCAAGAGTCGGCATGGCAGCACTGGAAAAGACCTCTTGACATTAATAAAATGAATGAAGCCTGTAAGATTCTTTTTGAATATGAAGATTTTACAAGTTTTGCCAAGTTGAAAACTGATAATAAAACCAATATCTGTAAGATCTACAAAGCGGAGTGGGAGCAGAACGGGACAGAACTGAAATTTACGGTTTCGGCGAATCGTTTCCTTAGAAATATGGTCCGGGCTATCGTTGGAACCATGGTGGAGATTGGTACCGGAAAAATAAAGCCGGAAGATCTGCGTAAAGTTATTGAAGATAAAAACCGTAATGCCGCAGGAACCTCTGCTCCAGGACATGGGCTCTATCTGGTGGATGTAGGATACGAATTTTAA
- the lpxK gene encoding tetraacyldisaccharide 4'-kinase, whose amino-acid sequence MKRWYLYPFSLGYHLVTGIRNTMYDLGIFKSTKFKTPIINVGNLSVGGSGKSPMVMYLAQYLSKHYRTGVLSRGYGRLTKGYEVTNYDSNYKMVGDEAMQLFERFKNRFVIAVSEKRVPGAQKVIEDMDLDVLVLDDAFQHRAIKAGFNILMTDFNDPFFKDHLLPAGDLRESRAGSKRADIIMVSKCPDELTEETKRYYISRIRPSHNQKVFFSSIGYDENVYGKDKMLPDNNLNYYDILLITGIANPKPLLEHLAKFSQRVKHLKFRDHHNFTDDDIKKINAEYKKLGEYKLILTTEKDYVRLKTFDYLREIVYYWPINVIIDKKEEFNQIILDYVRKN is encoded by the coding sequence ATGAAAAGATGGTACCTTTATCCTTTCTCCCTTGGTTATCATTTGGTAACGGGTATCCGAAACACAATGTATGATCTGGGAATTTTTAAGTCAACAAAGTTCAAAACACCGATAATTAATGTCGGGAACCTTTCCGTGGGCGGAAGCGGAAAATCGCCTATGGTGATGTATCTTGCCCAATACCTGTCCAAACATTACAGGACCGGTGTTCTTTCACGTGGTTACGGAAGATTAACCAAAGGCTATGAAGTAACCAATTACGACAGTAATTATAAAATGGTGGGCGATGAAGCCATGCAGCTTTTTGAGCGTTTTAAAAACCGCTTTGTAATCGCTGTTTCGGAGAAAAGAGTTCCGGGAGCCCAAAAGGTAATTGAAGATATGGACCTTGATGTTCTTGTTCTGGATGATGCCTTCCAGCACAGAGCCATTAAGGCCGGGTTCAATATTCTGATGACGGATTTTAACGACCCGTTTTTTAAAGACCATCTTCTTCCTGCCGGAGACTTAAGAGAATCCAGGGCCGGTTCCAAAAGAGCAGACATCATTATGGTCAGCAAATGTCCTGATGAACTGACGGAGGAAACAAAAAGATATTACATTTCAAGGATCAGACCTTCTCATAACCAAAAAGTTTTCTTTTCATCCATTGGTTATGATGAAAACGTATACGGAAAAGATAAAATGCTTCCGGACAATAATCTGAATTATTATGACATTCTGCTGATCACAGGAATTGCCAATCCAAAACCTCTTCTTGAGCATCTGGCAAAATTTTCACAAAGGGTGAAGCATCTGAAATTCAGGGATCATCATAATTTCACGGACGATGATATTAAAAAAATCAACGCAGAATACAAAAAACTGGGCGAATATAAACTGATCCTGACGACGGAGAAAGATTATGTACGTCTGAAAACTTTTGACTATCTTAGAGAAATTGTTTACTACTGGCCTATCAATGTCATTATTGATAAAAAGGAAGAATTCAATCAAATCATCTTAGATTATGTTAGAAAAAATTAA
- a CDS encoding purine-nucleoside phosphorylase produces the protein MLEKIKQTSDFIKSIIKETPDFAIVLGSGLGKLQDEVQAIHTLEYHEIPNFPQTTVAGHGGKLIYGILEGKKVLMMSGRFHYYEGHSMETVTFPIRVFHLLGIKNLILSNASGGVNPNYSVAEIVILKDHINMMPEHPLRGRNIDSFGPRFVDMSEPYNKKMIEVAEKAAKENNIKIHQGVYVGLQGPTFETPAEYGMIKAIGGDMVGMSTVPEVIIARHMSMDVFCISIITDLGGPDIAYSVSHEEVLNAANKAMPNVITVVKGLIRNYSVT, from the coding sequence ATGTTAGAAAAAATTAAGCAGACCTCAGATTTCATTAAAAGTATTATTAAGGAAACTCCTGATTTCGCAATCGTATTAGGTTCAGGGCTTGGAAAGCTACAAGACGAAGTACAAGCCATTCATACACTGGAATACCATGAAATCCCCAATTTCCCGCAGACTACCGTTGCCGGACATGGAGGAAAATTAATCTATGGAATCTTAGAAGGGAAAAAAGTTCTGATGATGAGCGGCCGTTTTCATTACTATGAAGGCCATTCTATGGAAACCGTAACATTTCCGATACGTGTTTTTCATCTGCTGGGAATTAAAAACCTTATCCTTTCCAATGCTTCGGGCGGAGTAAATCCGAATTACAGTGTAGCAGAGATTGTGATTTTAAAAGATCACATTAATATGATGCCTGAGCATCCGCTTCGTGGCAGAAATATTGATTCTTTCGGACCACGTTTTGTGGATATGAGTGAGCCTTATAACAAAAAAATGATTGAGGTCGCTGAAAAAGCGGCTAAAGAAAATAATATTAAAATTCACCAGGGTGTTTACGTAGGGCTGCAAGGGCCAACCTTTGAAACTCCGGCAGAATATGGAATGATTAAGGCCATTGGTGGAGATATGGTAGGGATGAGCACCGTTCCGGAAGTCATCATTGCCAGACATATGAGCATGGATGTTTTCTGTATTTCCATCATTACAGACCTTGGCGGTCCGGATATTGCCTATTCCGTTTCCCACGAAGAAGTCTTGAATGCAGCCAATAAAGCCATGCCGAATGTAATTACCGTTGTGAAAGGACTTATCAGAAATTATTCAGTAACTTAA